From Corvus cornix cornix isolate S_Up_H32 chromosome 5, ASM73873v5, whole genome shotgun sequence, the proteins below share one genomic window:
- the CHST1 gene encoding carbohydrate sulfotransferase 1 → MQCSWKAVLLLALASIAIQYTAIRTFTAKSFHSCPIPNPVNCSLSQDTDVVDRLCDENPTFPYNLSRKTHVLILATTRSGSSFVGQLFNQHFDVFYLFEPLYHVQYTLIPKLTQSKTTTDRRVMLGASRDLLRSLYDCDLYFLENYIKPQPVNHTTDRLFRRGASKALCSPPVCESLGAVDLHLEEGDCVKKCGSLNLTLATESCREHGHVAIKTVRVPEVSDLRALVEDPRLNLKVIQLVRDPRGILASRSETFRDTYRLWRIWDGTGRKPYNLDVTQLTTVCEDFWNSVSTGLNRPPWLKGKYMLVRYEDLARNPMKKTEEIYDFLGIPMDSNVERWIQNNTRGDRSSSKHKYGTVRNSAATAEKWRFRLSYEIVAFTQHACQQVLAQLGYKTAGSEEELKNLSISLVEERDFLPFS, encoded by the coding sequence ATGCAATGTTCCTGGAAGGCTGTACTCCTCCTAGCCTTGGCATCCATCGCAATCCAGTACACAGCAATCCGGACCTTCACTGCCAAGTCCTTCCAcagctgccccatccctaaTCCTGTGAACTGCAGCCTGAGCCAGGACACTGATGTGGTCGACAGGCTGTGCGATGAGAATCCCACTTTCCCGTACAACCTCTCCAGGAAGACGCACGTTCTCATCCTCGCCACTACCCGCAGCGGCTCCTCATTTGTTGGGCAGCTGTTCAACCAGCACTTCGATGTCTTCTATTTATTTGAGCCCCTCTACCATGTCCAGTACACCCTGATCCCAAAGCTGACCCAGAGCAAGACTACGACAGACAGGCGGGTCATGCTGGGGGCCAGCCGAGACCTGCTGAGGAGCCTGTACGACTGCGACCTCTACTTCCTGGAGAACTACATCAAGCCCCAGCCTGTCAACCACACCACTGACCGCCTCTTCCGCAGGGGAGCCAGCAAGGCCCTGTGCTCGCCACCTGTATGTGAgtccctgggagctgtggatCTCCACTTGGAGGAAGGAGACTGCGTGAAGAAATGTGGGAGCTTGAACCTGACGCTGGCCACTGAGTCCTGCAGAGAGCACGGCCACGTGGCCATCAAAACCGTACGGGTGCCCGAGGTCAGTGACCTCCGGGCCCTGGTGGAGGACCCGCGGCTGAACTTGAAGGTCATCCAGCTGGTGAGGGACCCCCGGGGGATCCTGGCATCCCGGAGTGAGACCTTCCGAGATACCTACAGGCTGTGGAGGATCTGGGATGGCACTGGCAGGAAGCCGTACAACCTGGATGTGACCCAGCTCACCACAGTGTGCGAGGACTTCTGGAACTCTGTGTCCACCGGCCTCAACCGGCCGCCGTGGCTCAAGGGAAAGTACATGCTGGTGCGGTACGAAGACCTGGCCAGGAACCCCATGAAAAAGACTGAGGAGATCTACGATTTCCTGGGCATCCCCATGGACAGCAACGTCGAACGCTGGATACAGAACAACACCCGAGGAGACAGGTCCTCCTCCAAACACAAGTACGGGACGGTGCGCAACTCTGCAGCGACGGCGGAGAAGTGGCGCTTCCGTCTGTCCTACGAGATTGTGGCGTTCACCCAGCACGCCTGCCAGCAGGTGCTGGCGCAGCTCGGCTACAAAACTGCTGGCTCCGAGGAGGAGCTGAAGAACCTCTCCATCAGCCTGGTGGAGGAGAGAGACTTCCTGCCCTTCTCCTAA